From the genome of Nicotiana sylvestris chromosome 1, ASM39365v2, whole genome shotgun sequence:
AAGGGCCCTTAATTAGATgttcctatttagtgtgcattacTCAAGAGAGAGTGTATATTTAGGTTGTTGTTGAAcatcatcactcctaacgtatatgagggatcaatactaagggtttaaaggtaggattagggataacgaaaccttgggtgcaatctaagtgAGCTACAATTAAATCTAGCTAGCATCATTCGGGAGAATATAtctagtatattgttgtaattactcaGAAAAGAGTTACGGtagtcagagtgctcatgatcgatagagaagacttaggtaaattttatagcaaacatagcgggaaggatttcgataattggggaaatcataactctagacctcttaatcttttctccaacccttagtatctttagttgttaatttactatttttaatttgttagttaattagttaaacacaaaaatctaaatatctataagttaggaattgttcaagattctcttcttggtgatagtgaacagttgtagctaaaccttagttctctaTTGGATTCGACTCCGGACATGTAAACCatattatatttgcaacgaccgcttagtcatttttataaggcatagttgggcgtgatcaaggagtggtatcttggaagtcatccaaataaacttgtattgcccgctctacaatggaggctgagttcatagccttagataaagccggtgaagaagctgaatggatccgaaatttcttggaagacatttcATTTTGGCctaaaccgttggcaccaatatgcatacattgcgatagtcaagcggcaattggaagggctgggagcattATGTAAaatggtaaatctcgtcatatacgacgaagataTAAAACTGTTAgacaattactctctagaggaattatcacgattggcTACGTAAAGTCAAGCGATAATGtatcggatccacttacaaaaggcctaactagagaggtagttgagaaatcatctagGGGAATGAGACTATGGCCGAGGATAAGTCATTGTGgcagtaactctacctagaagactagagatcccaagatctaggttcaaggataTCAaataaagtcattaatgacggttcaacattgtcaactaaaattttggtccattttcattatgagacaatgttcagtaccaaggataaaatattaaggctttttaatgatttctaaatttgatccgggtatatcaaatagtgtatctaggagatgacacatttaggaatcatctatgtaagtgtgaagtgttagccacttcaagaaaatttttgtaaggccagttctctacaCACTTATGAAACTAGgtagtgttcatggctgaaacgaacacaacaatgagaaccaaaatggttaagggttgattgtgtgacttatggttgtctaggtatacaccaaagttcgacggttcaaagatatcaaattttCCTATTGACCgtgtatatccgacataagttcactatgaAACGTTCAAAGGAAAACCTACGTATCCAGATGCGATTAATCATTACTAGCGAATCACACCGATTTTCATGCATATTTCCGTGATAtagtcattccccattcatgtgggggattgttgagtttttaaagcttattttagcttaaaagagggtgaatgggaaatgtaaggaaaataaaatttttgagttttcctccttgacaaagggacattgtcccatattggaggaggaaaagacttttgatgggtatatatacaatttcTCTTCTTTTAGCTCTTAACGAGTTAataagaaggcaagcctcgcgcagCCGtcatcgtcgctcgctcggctcggcttcgacttcggattcggattcggtcaaatgatcgattgattgatcgGCTTCAGTTTTTTATGCATATTTCCGTGATATAGTCATTCCCCATTCATATGagggattgttgagttttttaagcttattttagcttaaaagagggtgaatgagaaatgtaaggaaaataaaatatttgagttttcctccttgacaaagggacatagtcccatattggaggaggaaaagagttttgatgggtatatatatatatatatatatatatatatatatatatatatatatatattatataatttctcttcTTTTAGCTCTTAAAAAGTTAAGAAAAAGGCAAGCCTCGCGTTGTCGTCGTCGTCGCTTGTTCGGCTCGGCTTCGACTACAGATTCGAATTCatatttggtcaaatgatcgattgattgattaattttttggaccaaatttatttgttaacagtaaatattaacgtaatattattaaatatctgTTTCTGTAAtgaaaaattaatattaaatctAAATTATCCATTTTTTTAACAGAAAAATAAAGTTTCCACTGCCCATCCATTTTTTGTAACGGAAAATAAAGTTTCCTCTGCCCGTTTTAATTTGCGTAAATGGCTATTTACATTATAGTTGTTTTACGTGAACAATTATAACTGACCtatgaagagttgcacctcttcgttTTTGAACTCAACATGTTTGCTATAAATAACATTCCATTCTCTCAGATTTTCCATACGAAATTCTGAATTATCCTCCTTTCTTCTGCATTATTTTAACTACAAAGAATGCAAcgataagtgtgatttgctaccgatcaTTGTATTTgctgaaatactggggtttgaagtactgctataccagtgtgtaattcattctatcctgggaggaaataatccacagCCTCGGGTACTATGAggggattaagttccttaaggaaacactgtgaattcggGCTCGGattaaattctattttttttatatttctgtttatatgttattttattttctccagcattattttacaaatacagtttactaacaagACATTCTTTCACTCACAAAGTATTTGCAAATTCGCAGAGTTCTCTTCCACTTACAAAACACTCACAAATTATTCTGAAAAAACTATAATTACCTAAAAAGTGATTTCGGGTTTTCTTTTCCTGCCGATACATGAGCTAATTATTTGTGGCGCTTAtcagggtgtttggctaagcttataaggtggtcaaactggcttataagtaTCTTTTGGCTTATCTACACATTTGGTAAATAcccaaagtgcttataagctaaaatcaGTCATAAGTTGGACACCCCTAGCTTATGGtttttttagcttataagcacttttagtttgaccaaggtttttactagtttatcctaataatattttataattcacaaaatatttttcccaaaataaagTTTCTAACTTTCTTTTCATTCCATATTGTTGTTCATCTTTTTCTTTACAAATGAAATTTTTAATCTATAATCTTTTGTAAAGTTTTTAAGGTTATTTTAGTCATTTTAAAATAACAACTTATCAGCAATTTTCTACCAAACACATCAACTACTTATTATCAGTTTCAACAcatttatccaaacacgtaaatacttatttaaaaaatcagcttcagcacttaatttaacaaacaagaaTAACCAAGTTAGACAAACAAAATTATATTATTCAGACGTCAAAAACAACACATGGTAACAGAACTAGGAAATTCAAGTTGCTTATAAAGAGGGATACACAGAAACACAGTTCTGATCCTTTATTTATCAAAAAAACGATCATCTAGATGAAAAAAGCACTCAATGGTTTAGATTTCAATGGAGTCCACCAGTAAAGCAACGATGTGAGGTTTTAGAACCTTTTCTGGATGAGTGTATCCATCTTGATTGTGTTTGTAAGTGACATCGATAATACGTGCGAGATTGAGAATACGAGTGAGAATTTCTGTAGAAACAGGAGTTGGTCGAAGAATTCCTTCATTCACATCCTTCCATGCTATCTCAGCCATTTCTTGAAATTTTTCCATTGCTACTTGTGTTGATACGCCATAATCCCTCATATAGCACTCAATTCCTGTTGCAATTTGGCCCCTACCCTTCTCAACCTAAAATGGCAATAAAATCGATTTATATATCTAAAATCAACAATCATATAAGATGTTTTAATTTAATGTAATGCGATGTGTACCTCATACGTGGCAATGTCATCAACAACTCGACATAATGTTACATTGGCTTCCAGAATTTTAGGGTTCGTAGCCAACCACTCAAAATCTTCCTGGGCAGCTGATTTCATTCCCAAGTAGGATGTTGTAGTTAGCAAGTAATATGTGCTAGTAGCTAATGCATTGTTAAGATACTCAGAAACAGGTGGCATATATCCCTCAATGAACCACTTTGCTTCGACAAAATAGTTTCTCACAATCTCCTTCATCTATTTAACACGAACAAAGGCGAAATtcaaaaactaatcaatataATATTTCAACAATAAATCTGATTACAACGCAAATAAGGTAAATAAAGATGATTTTCGAAATAAAACATTATAAATCAGTGAGTCATACTCTTTCTTTCGCATAGTGGACAACATAGGATCTGCCATCCTTTGACAATTCCTTTTCATAATCTTCATAAAGGTCTATAAGAGCCTTAAAACTGATTTTCATGTAATCTGGGAGTCTATCAATTTGACTAATATCCCACCTAATACATGAGAAATTAAAGATATAGTAAGTTTCTCATTTAAGAAACCATATAATAAATTCATAAACTGTGAAGACAAAAGATTCTACCTCTGTATGGCATCAGTATAGACCTCAAGTTCTTTTACAATGCCATAAGCATCGAATGTGTCATCTACTATCGAAATCATTGCTATAGTCTTAGCAAGCATGACACGAGCCTGGGAATATTGAGGTTCAGCATACACCCCCATCGTCCAAAAATAACATTCAACTGCTCTATCCCTAGCATATGGAAGTGTTGTCACAAAATCCAAATCTTTCCACCACCTACAAAATAAGTACGTACCAACCTTAGAATATTGCGAagaaataatttatattttttacaTAAAACATATCATTGTACCTTGATACTTCGCTGAGTTCTTGTTTATGCAACATCTGAAGTAAGTTGTAATCCAATTTAGCAAATCGAAGTAGCACATCATTTTTCAGTTCCTCCTCTTCATAGATTGAGATGAAGTAGCGCGTCTCGACTCTCGGAATACTTTTATGCAGAGACTGCTCAAGGGCATGCGTCACTTGCTTATTCAGAGGCGACTTCAAATGTGGAGCTGCAGACTCAAGATGAGCAGTGGAAAAAACAAGCGCCTCTTCCAAAATACCCTCTTCATGAGTCCTTACATGTGAAGCTTCGTATAAGCTCAATAGACCCTTTGCATCATTACTAAGAGACTCCTTGAACTTGCCGTTTGCATCTTGGAATCTGCTGAAAATTTCTGGATCATGAGTAAAAACAAAAGATTAGTTTTCATGCAGCAAAAGCCGGAAAAATTGGTGTAAGAAAAAATTAAAGATATAcaacaaacaaactaaaaaaagGGTGCatcatatatatatttaatggACCTACTTGGGGAGATATTGTAACCATGTTGTCTCAACATTCGAAACTGAAGGGCACAAGTGTACAAATCATTGTACTCATGACCTTCAAAGTTTGGATCTTCTTTATAAATCTGATCCAACATGTCGTCTATTTGTTTCTCAAAATGATAAGCTAAGCCAAGGCGCTCAACAGTGTCTATCAGATTCAGCTTTTCAGCCAATGAATATCTTTCACAAGCTGCTGCCAACATACTCCTTGTTTCCTCCTTCAATATCTCAATCTCTTGACCATATTTTTCTGCCACCTGTAAATGTATTTATTAAGTTCATGTAACTTTATTCTTATATGTTCAACTTAAAAAGACTATGCATAATATATTATAAATACCTGATTGTCAACAGAGAATGAATGGAAACTATCACCCCAAAGACTTGGAGAGAAATTGGCAACTGGACGAACAATCTGTTCATCGTTGTTAATGAGGGCAGCTTGGGCCATTTCAAGAAAA
Proteins encoded in this window:
- the LOC104216447 gene encoding viridiflorene synthase, with protein sequence MAQAALINNDEQIVRPVANFSPSLWGDSFHSFSVDNQVAEKYGQEIEILKEETRSMLAAACERYSLAEKLNLIDTVERLGLAYHFEKQIDDMLDQIYKEDPNFEGHEYNDLYTCALQFRMLRQHGYNISPKIFSRFQDANGKFKESLSNDAKGLLSLYEASHVRTHEEGILEEALVFSTAHLESAAPHLKSPLNKQVTHALEQSLHKSIPRVETRYFISIYEEEELKNDVLLRFAKLDYNLLQMLHKQELSEVSRWWKDLDFVTTLPYARDRAVECYFWTMGVYAEPQYSQARVMLAKTIAMISIVDDTFDAYGIVKELEVYTDAIQRWDISQIDRLPDYMKISFKALIDLYEDYEKELSKDGRSYVVHYAKERMKEIVRNYFVEAKWFIEGYMPPVSEYLNNALATSTYYLLTTTSYLGMKSAAQEDFEWLATNPKILEANVTLCRVVDDIATYEVEKGRGQIATGIECYMRDYGVSTQVAMEKFQEMAEIAWKDVNEGILRPTPVSTEILTRILNLARIIDVTYKHNQDGYTHPEKVLKPHIVALLVDSIEI